The DNA window gagcaggtacatggatcactgttataccaagagctggtgtatggatcggtgttataacAAGAGCTGGTCtctggatcggagttataccaagagctggtatatggatcggtgttataccaagagctggtacatggatcggtgttataccaagagcaggtacatggatcactgttataccaagagctggtatatggatcggtgttataccaagagctggtctctggatcggagttataccaagagctggtatatggatcggtgttataccaagagctggtacatggatcggagttataccaagagctggtatatggatcggtgttataccaagagctggtacatggatcggtgttatcccaagagctggtacatggatcggagttataccaagagctggtatatggatcggtgttataccaagagctggtatatggatcggtgttataccaagagctggtatatggatcggagttataccaagagctggtgtatagatcggagttataccaagagctggtatatggatcggtgttataccaagagctggtatatggatcggagttataccaagagctggtatatggatcggtgttataccgagagctggtacatggatcggagttataccaagagctggtatatggatcggtgttataccaagagctggtatatggatcggagttataccaagagctggtgtatggatcggtgttataccaagagctggtatatggatcggagttataacaagagctggtatatggatcggagttataccaagagctggtatatggatcggtgttataccaagagctggtacatggatcggtgttataccaagagctggtatatggatcggtgttataccaagagctggtatatggatcggagttataccaagagctggtacatggatcggtgttataccaagagctggtatatggatcggtgttataccaagagctggtgtatggatcggtgttataccaagagctggtatatggatcggagttataccaagagctggtatatggatcggagttataccaagagctggtatatggatcggagttataccaagagctggtatatgaatcggagttataccaagagctggtacatggatcggtgttataccaagagctggtatatggatcggagttataccaagagctggtatatggatcggagttataccaagagctggtatatgaatcggagttataccaagagctggtacatggatcggtgttataccaagagctggtatatggatcggagttataccaagagctggtacatggatcggtgttataccaagagcaggtacatggatcggagttataccaagagctggtacatggatcggagttataccaagagctggtacatggatcggagttataccaagagctggtatatggatcggagttataccaagagctggtacatggatcggtgttataccaagagcaggtacatggatcggtgttataccaagagctggtacatggatcggtgttataccaagagctggtatatggatcggagttataccaagagctggtacatggatcggtgttataccaagagctggtacatggatcggagttataccaagagctggtatatggatcggtgttataccaagagctggtacatggatcggagttataccaagagctggtatatggatcggagatataccaagagctggtacatggatcggagttataccaagagctggtacatggatcggagttataccaagagctggtacatggatcggagttataccaagagctggtgtatggatcggtgttataccaagagctggtgtatggatcggagttataccgagagctggtacatggatcggagttataccaagagctggtacatggatcggagttataccaagagctggtacatggatcggagttataccaagagctggtgtatagatcggagttataccaagagctggtatatggatcggtgttataccgagagctggtgtatggatcggagttataccaagagctggtatatggatcggtgttataccgagagctggtacatggatcggtgttataccaagagcaggtacatggatcggagatataccaagagctggtacatggatcggtgttataccaagagctggtacatggatcggagttataccaagagctggtacatggatcggtgttataccaagagctggtacatggatcggtgttacaccaagagctggtacatggatcggtgttataccaagagctggtacatggatcggtgttataccaagagctggtacatggatcggtgttataccaagagcaggtacatggatcggagttataccgagagctggtacatggatcggtgttataccaagagctggtacatggatcggtgatatacaaagagctggtacatggatcggagttataccaagagctggtacatggatcggtgttataccaagagctggtacatggatcggagttataccaagagctggtacatggatcggagttataccgagagctggtacatggatcggtgttataccaagagctggtacatggatcggtgttatacaaagagctggtacatggatcggagttataccgagaactggtacatggatcggtgttataccaagagcaggtacatggatcggagttataccaagagctggtatatggatcggtgttataccaagagctggtataataatcggtgttataccaagagctggtacatggatcggagttataccaagagctggtatatggatcggagttataccaagagctggtacatggatcggtgttataccaagagcaggtacatggatcggtgttataccaagagctggtatatggatcggtgttataccaagagctggtacatggatcggtgttataccaagagctggtacatggatcggtgttataccgagagctggtatatggatcggtgttataccaagagctggtacatggatcggtgttataccaagagctggtgtatggatcggtgttataccaagagctggtacatggatcggtgttataccaagagctggtacatggatcggtgttataccgagagctggtatatggatcggtgttataccaagagctggtacatggatcggtgtaataccaagagctggtatatggatcggagttataccgatagttggtacatggatcggagttatcccaagagctggtacatggatcggtgttataccaagagctggtatatggatcggagttataccaagagctggtatatggatcggagttataccaagagctggtatatggatcggagttataccaagagctggtacatggatcggtgttataccaagagctggtatatggatcggtgttataccaagagctggtacatggatcggagttataccaagagctggtacatggatcggtgttataccaagagctggtatatggatcggagttataccaagagctggtacatggatcggtgttataccaagagcaggtacatggatcggtgttataccaagagctggtatatggatcggtgttataccaagagctggtacatggatcggtgttataccaagagctggtacatggatcggtgttataccgagagcaggtacatggatcggagttataccaagagctggtacatggatcggtgttataccgagagcaggtatatggatcggagttataccgagagcaggtatatggatcggtgttataccaagagctggtacatggatcggagttataccaagagctggtacatggatcggtgttataccgagagcaggtgcatggatcggtgttataccaagagctggtacatggatcggagttataccaagagctggtatatggatcggagttataccaagagctggtacatggatcggagttataccaagagctggtatatggatcggagttataccaacagctggtacatggatcggagttataccaagagctggtgtatagatcggagttataccaagagctggtatatggatcggtgttattccgagagctggtacatggatcggagttataccgatagttggtacatggatcggagttataccaagagctggtacatggatcgttgttataccaagagctggtacatggatcggtgtcaTACCGAGAGCTGgtgtatggatcggtgttataccgagagctggtatatggatcggtgttataccaagagctggtacatggatcggtgttataccaagagctggtatatggatcggtgttataccaagagctggtatatggatcggtgttataccaagagctggtacatggatcggtgttataccaagagctggtacatggatcggtgttataccgagagcaggtacatggatcggagttataccaagagctggtacatggatcggtgttataccgagagcaggtatatggatcggagttataccgagagcaggtacatggatcggtgttataccgagagcaggtacatggatcggtgttataccaagagctggtacatggatcggtgttataccgagagcaggtacatggatcggagttataccgagagcaggtatatggatcggtgttataccaagaggtggtacatggatcggagttataccaagagctgctacatggatcggagttataccaagagctggtatatggatcggagttataccaagagctggtacatggatcggtgttataccaagagctggtacatggatcggtgttataccaagagctggtatatggatcggagttataacaagagctggtacatggatcggagttataccaagagctggtacatggatcggagttataccaagagctggtacatggatcggtgttatcccaagagctggtacatggatcggtgttatcccaagagctggtatatggatcggtgttataccaagagctggtacatggatcggagttatacaaagagctggtatatggatcggagttataacaagagctggtacatggatcggagttataccaagagctggtacatggatcggagttataccaagagctggtacatggatcggtgttatcccaagagctggtatatggatcggtgttataccaagagctggtacatggatcggtgttataccaagagctggtatatggatcggagttataacaagagctggtacatggatcggagttataccaagagctggtacatggatcggagttataccaagagctggtacatggatcggtgttatcccaagagctggtacatggatcggtgttataccaagagctggtatatggatcggtgttataccaagagctggtacatggatcggtgttataccaagagctggtacatggatcggtgttatcccaagagctggtacatggatcggagttataccaagagctggtatatggatcggagttataccaagagctggtacatggatcggtgttataccaagagctggtatatggatcggtgttataccaagagctggtacatggatcggagttataccaagagctggtatatggatcggagttataccaagagctggtacatggatcggtgttataccaagagctggtatatggatcggtgttataccaagagctggtatatggatcggtgttataccaagagctggtatatggatcggagttataccaagagctggtacatggatcggagttataccaagagctgctacatggatcggagttataccaagagctggtatatggatcggtgttataccgagagctggtacatggatcggagttataccaagagctggtatatggatcggagttataccaacagctggtacatggatcggagttataccaagagctggtgtatagatcggagttataccgagagctggtacatggatcggagttataccgatagttggtacatggatcggagttataccaagagctggtacatggatcgttgttataccaagagctggtacatggatcggtgtcaTACCGAGAGCTGgtgtatggatcggagttataccgatagttggtacatggatcggtgttataccaagagctggtacatggatcagtgttataccaagagctggtacatggatcggtgttataccgagagcaggtatatggatcggagttataccgagagctggtatatggatcgttgttataccaagagctggtacatggatcagtgttataccaagagctggtacatggatcggtgttataccgagagcaggtatatggatcggagttataccgagagcaggtatatggatcggtgttataccgagagcaggtacatggatcggagttataccgagagcaggtatatggatcggtgttataccaagagctggtacatggatcggagttataccaagagctggtacatggatcggagttataccgagagctggtacatggatcggagttataccaagagcaggtacatggatcggagttataccaagagctggtatatggatcggagttataccaagagctggtacatggatcggagttataccgagagctggtatatggatcggtgttataccaagagcaggtacatggatcggtgttataccaagagctggtatatggatcggtgttataccaagagctggtatatggttcggtgttataccaagagctggtacatggatcggagttataccaagagctggtatatggatcggagttataccaagagctggtacatggatcggtgttataccaagagctggtatatggttcggtgttataccaagagctggtacatggatcggtgttataccaagagctggtatatggatcggagttataccaagagctggtatatggatcggtgttatcccaagagctggtacatggatcggagttataccaagagctggtatatggatcggagttataccaagagctggtacatggatcggagttataccaagagctggtacatggatcggagttataccaagagctggtgtatagatcggagttataccaagagctggtacatggatcggagttataccaagagctggtacatggatcgttgttataccaagagctggtacatggatcggtgtcaTACCGAGAGCTGgtgtatggatcggagttataccaagagctggtgtatggatcggagttataccgatagttggtacatggatcggtgtaataccaagagctggtatatggatcgttgttataccaagagctggtacatggatcggtgttataccaagagctggtacatggatcggtgttataccaagagctggtatatggatcgttgttataccaagagctggtacatggatcatcagcgaacattcccatttctgaccttatgatggagggaaggtcattgatgaagcagctgaagatggttgggccgaggacactgccttgaggaactcctgcagcggtgtcctggggttgagatgattggcctccaacaaccactcccatcttcctttgtgctaggtatgactccagccactgaagagttttccccctgattcccgttgacttcaatttttcaagggctccttggtgccacactcggtcaaatgctgccttgatgtcaagagcagtcactctcacctcacctctggaattcagctcttttgtccatgtttggaccaaggctgtaatgaggtctggagccgagtggccctggcggaatccaaactgagcatcggtgagcagcttattggtgaggAAATGccacttaatagcactgtcgatgacaccttctatcactttgctgatgattgagagtggactgatggggtggtaattagccggaatggatttgtcctgGATTTGTCCTCATCTGAAGGTACCGCCAGTGGACTAGCATCTGGGAGATCACCAGTGTtccagcatctggggagaccaccagtgttcCAGCATCttgggagaccaccagtgtactggcatctggggagaccaccagtgtaccagcatctggaggtacagacagtgtactagcatctggggagaccaccactgtactagcatctggggagaccaccagtgtactaggatctggggagaccaccagtgtactaacatctggggagaccaccagagtactagcatctggggagaccaccagtgttcCAGCATCTGGgaagaccaccagtgtactagcatctggggagacgaCCAGTGTtccagcatctggggagaccaacAGTGTTCCAGCATCTGGGGAGACAACCAGTGTTCCAGCATCTGGGGAGACAACCCCTGTtccagcatctggggagaccaccagtgtattggcatctggggagaccaccagtgtactaacATCTgaggagaccaccagtgtactagcatctggggagaacaccactgtactagcatctggggagaccaccagtgtactagcatttGAAGATACAGCCAGTGTAATAGCAActggggagaccaccactgtAATAGCAActggggagaccaccactgtactagcatctggggagaccaccactgtactagcatctggggagaccaccagtgtactagcatctggaagtacagccagtgtactagcatctggggagaccaccactgtactagcatctggggagaccaccactgtACTCGCATCTCGGGAGACCACCAGTGCACTAGCATCTGGAGGTAcagccagtgtactagcatctggggagaccaccagtgtactagcatctggaggtacagacagtgtactagcatctggggagaccacctctgtactagcatctggggagaacaccagtgtactagcatctggaggTACAGCCAGTGTACGAGCATCTgaggagaccaccagtgtactagcatctggaggaacagccagtgtactagcatctgaaGAGACAACCaatgtactagcatctggggagatcACCAGTGTtccagcaactttttttttattcattcacgggatgtgggcgtcgctggcaaggccggcatttattgcccatccctaattgccctcgagaaggtggtggtgagccgccttcttgaaccgctgcagtccgtgtggtgacggttctcccacagtgctgttaggaagggagttccaggattttgacccagcgacaatgaaggaacggcgatatatttccaagtcgggatggtgtgtgacttggaggggaacgtgcaggtggtgttgttcccatgcgcctgctgcccttgtccttctaggtggtagaggtcgcgggtttgggaggtgctgtcgaagaagccttggggagttgctgcagtgcatcctgtggatggtgcacactgcagccacagtgcgccggtggtgaagggagtgaatttttagggtggtggatggggtgccaatcaagcgggctgctttatcttggatggtgtcgagcttcttgagtgttgttggagctgcgctcatccaggcaagtggagagtattacatcaaactcctgacttgtgctttgtagatggtggaaaggctttggggagtcaagaggtgagtcactcgccgcagaatacccagcctctgacctgctcttgtagccacagtatttatatggctggtccagttaagtttctggtcaatggtgggggattcggcgatggtaatgccattgaatgtcaaggggaggtggttagacactctcttgttggagatggacattgcctggcacttatctggcgcgaatgttacttgccacttatcagcccaagcctggatgttgtccaggtcttgctgcatgcaggctcggactgcttcattatctgaggggttgcgaatggaactgaacactgtgcagtcatcagcgaacatccccatttctgagcttatgatggagggaaggtcattgatgaagcagctgaagatggttgggcccaggacactgccctgaggaacacctgcagcaatgccctggggctgagatgattggcctccaacaaccactaccatcttcctttgtgctaggtatgactccagccactggagagttttccccctgattcccattgacttcaattttactggggagACAAGCAgcgtactagcatctggggagaccaccagtgcactggcatctggggagaccaccactgtactagcatctggggagaccaccagtgtactagcatctggggagaccaccagtgtacgagcatctggggagaccaccagagTATTAGcaactggggagaccaccagtgtactagcatctggggagaccaccagagtactagcatctggggagaccaccagtgtactagcatctggggagaccaccagagtattagcatctggggagaccaccggTGCTCCAGCATCTGGgaagaccaccagtgtactagcatcagGGGAGGCGACCAGTGTTCCAGAATCTGGGGAGACCAACAGTGTTCCAGCATCTGGGGAGACAACCCCTGTtccagcatctggggagaccaccagtgcattggcatctggggagaccaccagtgtactagcatctggggagaccaccagtgttcCAGCATcaggggagaccaccagtgtgtTAGCATTTGAAGGTACAGCCAGTGTAATAGCAActggggagaccaccactgtactagcatctggggagaccacctgtGTACTAGCGTCTGGAGGTAcagccagtgtactagcatcaggggagaccaccagtgtactagcatcagGGGAGATCACCAGTGTAcgagcatctggggagaccaccactgtactagcatctggggagaccaccactgtactagcatctggggagaccaccagtgtactagcatctggaggtacagccagtgtactagcatctggagagaccaccagtgtactcgCATCTGGAGGGACAGcaagtgtactagcatctggggagaccacgactgtactagcatctggggagaccaccactgtactagcatctggggagaccaccagtggaCAAGCATGTGGAGGTACAGCCAGTGTACTTGTACctggggagaccaccactgtactagcatctggggagatcACTAGTGTTCCAGCATCTGGGGAGACAACCAGTGTaccagcatctggggagaccaccagtgtactagcatctggggagaccaccagtgtactagcatctggaggTACAGCCAGtctactagcatctggggagaccaccagtgtactagcatctggaggTACcgccagtgtactagcatctgcgGAGATCACCAGTCTTCCAGCGTCTGGGGAGACAACCAGTGCACAAGCATCTGGGGGGACCACCAGTGTTCTGGCATCTGGAGGTAcagccagtgtactagcatctggggagaccaccacttttttggcacttcgggagaccaccagtgtacgagcatctggggagaccaccagtgtactagcatctggggagaccaccagtgtaccagcatctgcggagaccaccagtgtactagcatctgggtaGACCACCGGTGTtccagcatctggggagaccaccagtgtactagcatctgtggagaccaccagtgttccagcatctggggagaccaccagtgtactagcatctggggaatccaccactgtactagcatctgcggagaccaccagtgtactagcatctggggagaccaccagtgtactagcatctggggagaccaccagtgtactagcatctggggaaaccaccagtgtactagtatctgcggagaccaccagtgtactagcatccggggagaccaccagtgtactagcatctggggagaccaccagtgtactagcatccggggagaccaccagtgtactagcagctggggagaccaccagtgtactagcatctggggagaccaccagtgtactagcatctggggagaccaccagtgtactggCATCTCAAGATACAGCCTGCTTGTGTTGACTGGAGAGAATTGTAACCATGAGAGAAGTGTGACAGCAGATGTTACTTGTTGAACAAAGTACTAGCATCTGGAGGTACAgacagtgtactagcatctggggagaccacctctgtactagcatctgggaagaccaccagtgtactagcatctggaggtacagccagtgtactagcatctggagaGACCACCaatgtactagcatctggggagatcACCAGTGTTCAAGCAACTGGGGAGACAAGCAGTGCTCCAGCATCTGGGAAGACCACCAGTATACTAGCATCAGGGGAGGCGACCAGTGTtccagcatctggggagaccaccagtgtactagcatctggggagaccaccagtgttccagcatctggggagaccaccagtgtgtTAGCATTTGAAGGTACAGCCAGTGTAATAGCAACTGGGGAGACcactgtactagcatctggggagaccaccagtgtactagcatctggggagaccaccactgtactagcatctggggagaccaccactgtgctagcaactggggagaccaccactgtactagcatctggggagaccaccactgtactagcatctggggagaccaccagtgtactagcatctggaggTACAGCCAGTGTAcaagcatctggggagaccaccagtgtactcgCATCTGGAGGTACAGAGAGTGTACttgcatctggggagaccaccactgtactggcatctggggagaccaccagtgtaccaGCATCTGGAGGTACAGCCAGTGTaccagcatctggggagaccaccagtgtacttgCATATGGAGGAAcagccagtgtactagcatctgaagagaccaccagtgtactagcatctggggaaaccaccagtgtactagcatctgggaaaACCACCAGTGTACtcgcatctggggagaccaccagtgtactagcatctggggagaccaccagtgttcCAGCATCTGGGGAAACCACCACTGTACTAGCATCTgcggagaccaccagtgtactagcatccgcggagaccaccagtgtactagcatctggggagaccaccagtgtactagcatctggggagaccaccagtgtcctagcatctggggagaccaccagtgtactagcatctggggagaccaccagtgtactggCATCTCAAGATACAGCCTGCTTGTGTTCACTGGAGAGAATTGTAACCATGAGAGAAGTGTGACAGCAGATGTTACTTGTTGAACAAAGTACTAGCATCTGGAGATACAgacagtgtactagcatctggggagaccacctcTGTACTAGcttctggggagaccaccagtgtactagcatctggaggtacagccagtgtactagcatctggagaGACTACCaatgtactagcatctggggagatcACCAGTGTTCCAGCAACTGGGGAGACAAGCAGTGCTCCAGCATCTGGgaagaccaccagtgtactagcatcagGGGAGGCGACCAGTGTtccagcatctggggagaccaccagtgtactagcatctggggagaccaccagtgttccagcatctggggagaccaccagtgtgtTAGCATTTGAAGGTACAGCCAGTGTAATAGCAActggggagaccaccactgtactagcatctgggaaaccaccagtgtactagcatctggggagaccaccactgtactagcatctggggagaccaccactgtgctagcaactggggagaccaccactgtactagcatctggggagaccaccactgtactagcatctggggagaccacccgtgtactagcatctggaggACAGCCAGTGTAcaagcatctggggagaccaccagtgtactagcatctggaggtacagacagtgtactagcatctggggagaccaccac is part of the Heptranchias perlo isolate sHepPer1 unplaced genomic scaffold, sHepPer1.hap1 HAP1_SCAFFOLD_288, whole genome shotgun sequence genome and encodes:
- the LOC137310889 gene encoding uncharacterized protein — its product is MVTILSSQHKQAVSSDASTLVVSADASTLVVSADDSTVVVSPDAGTLVVSPDASTLVVSPDASTLVVFPDASTLVVSPDASTLVVSSDASTLAVPPYASTLVVSPDASTLAVPPDAGTLVVSPDASTVVVSPDASTLSVPPDASTLVVSSDASTLAVPPYASTLVVSPDASTLAVPPDAGTLVISPDASTVVVSPDASTLSVPPDASTLVVSPDACTLAVPPDASTLVVSPDASTVVVSPDANASTLVVSPDASTLVVSPVAITLAVPSNANTLVVSPDAGTLVVTPDASKLVVSPEAGTLVASPDASTLVDFPDAGALLVSPVAGTLVISPDASTLVVSPDASTLAVPPDASTLVVFPDASTEVVSPDASTLSAPPDASTLFNNQHKQAVSSDASTLVVSADASTLVVSADASTVVVSPDAGTLVVSPDASTLVVSPDASTLVVFPDASTLVVSPDASTLVVSSDASTLAVPPYASTLVVSPDASTLAVPPDAGTLVVSPDASTVVVSPDANASTLVVSADASTLVVSADASTVVVSPDAGTLVVSPDASTLVVSPDASTLVVFPDASTLVVSPDASTLVVSSDASTLAVPPYASTLVVSPDAGTLAVPPDAGTLVVSPDASTVVVSPDASTLSVPPDASTLVVSPDACTLAVPPDASTLVVSPDASTVVVSPDANARTLVVSRSAKKVVVSPDASTLAVPPDARTLVVPPDACALVVSPDAGRLVISADASTLAVPPDASTLVVSPDASRLAVPPDASTLVVSPDASTLVVSPDAGTLVVSPDAGTLVISPDASTVVVSPGTSTLAVPPHACPLVVSPDASTVVVSPDASTVVVSPDASTLAVPPDASTLVVSPDASTLAVPPDASTLVVSPDASTVVVSPDASTVVVSPDARTLVISPDASTLVVSPDASTLAVPPDASTQVVSPDASTVVVSPVAITLAVPSNANTLVVSPDAGTLVVSPDASTLVVSPDANALVVSPDAGTGVVSPDAGTLLVSPDSGTLVASPDASTLVVFPDAGAPVVSPDANTLVVSPDASTLVVSPDASTLVVSPDASTLVVSPVANTLVVSPDARTLVVSPDASTLVVSPDASTVVVSPDASALVVSPDANASTLAVPPDASTLVVSSDARTLAVPPDASTLVFSPDASTEVVSPDASTLSVPPDASTLVVSPDASTLAVPPDASALVVSRDANAGTLVVSPDASTLVVSQDAGTLVVSPDAGTLVISQMLVHWRYLQMRTNPGQIHSG